The Oreochromis niloticus isolate F11D_XX linkage group LG13, O_niloticus_UMD_NMBU, whole genome shotgun sequence genome has a window encoding:
- the LOC100703225 gene encoding uncharacterized protein LOC100703225, translating to MRVSVSQLNVCRPNPTYLMPSDFRRAYSPADGLAVKDPGKKKVQLVHCRLSYTEEDRKQEVIGGSEKNLLSSQPSYRSCVYHEVPLRCTRSFVFLDKPLCISLVELQGKGACKPALCRSTLSIRLGASSCHRSSKDSKPAKRNEGYVKSRAAVLDSNQPNGRESTSGRCRGPLSKHGGYRFNRTPPACGVNSKNEDSDTHCLSNTLGLLSFRGPGPSNTKTGTQKGNADEASFSAWRNFRHRQHTFKTGSVVSETWSKQGTSEEIWKGQKDDCSTETERVSTLDKTCYYDSQLKTSSLEGTPKTLSLQEALELFRPDFISRSQGRLRRLEQRARIRKSLQDSNPDLVQGLRENRVKQKRNCTTPDPLSDNLFKPRERSISSREMQLRSRRIYNMLPEVTKRKEEEKRRAVSQTNRLRAEVFKKRILDQVLQR from the exons ATGAGAGTCTCAGTTTCCCAACTGAATGTGTGCAGACCGAATCCTACCTACCTGATGCCAAGTGACTTCAGACGGGCCTACTCACCAGCTGATGGATTGGCAGTGAAAGATCCTGGAAAGAAGAAAGTACAACTTGTGCACTGCAGACTGAGCTATACAGAGGAAGACAGAAAGCAGGAAGTGATTGGTGGCTCAGAAAAGAACCTGCTCTCCTCACAGCCTTCTTACCGGTCTTGTGTTTATCACGAGGTGCCTCTGAGGTGCACTAGATCCTTTGTGTTTTTGGACAAGCCACTTTGTATTTCCCTTGTGGAACTACAGGGGAAAGGAGCATGTAAACCAGCTTTGTGTAGGTCTACTTTGTCAATTCGCCTTGGTGCCTCGTCCTGCCACAGATCCTCTAAAGATAGCAAACCAGCCAAAAGAAATGAGGGATATGTGAAATCCAGAGCAGCCGTGTTGGACAGCAACCAACCTAATGGCAGAGAGAGCACTTCAGGTCGCTGCAGAGGCCCTCTATCAAAGCACGGGGGCTACAGGTTCAACCGAACACCACCCGCTTGTGGTGTTAACAGCAAGAATGAGGATTCAGACACGCACTGCCTCAGCAATACTTTGGGATTATTGTCATTCAGAGGGCCAGGTCCCTCAAACACAAAGACTGGCACGCAGAAGGGGAATGCAGATGAGGCAAGCTTCTCTGCATGGAGAAATTTCAGGCACAGGCAACACACTTTCAAAACTGGCTCAG TGGTCTCCGAAACATGGAGCAAGCAAGGAACAAGTGAAGAGATCTGGAAAGGGCAAAAAGATGACTGTTCCACAGAAACTGAAAGAGTTTCCACTTTGGATAAGACCTGTTATTATGATTCCCAACTGAAGACCAGTTCTCTAGAAGGCACTCCCAAGACTCTCAGCCTTCAA GAGGCTTTGGAGCTCTTCAGACCAGACTTCATCAGCCGATCTCAGGGTCGACTGAGGAGGTTGGAGCAGAGGGCCAGGATAAGGAAATCACTGCAGGACTCCAATCCAGACCTGGTGCAGGGCCTTAGGGAAAATCGTGTCAAGCAAAAGAGGAACTGCACCACACCAGATCCACTTAGCG ATAACCTTTTCAAGCCTAGAGAGAGGTCTATATCGAGTAGAGAGATGCAGCTGAGGTCCAGACG GATTTACAACATGCTGCCAGAGGTGACaaagagaaaggaggaggaaaaaagaagggCTGTATCTCAAACCAACAGACTGCGGGCCGAAGTCTTTAAAAAG AGAATTCTGGATCAGGTCCTGCAAAGATAA